A region from the Polaribacter sp. Hel1_33_78 genome encodes:
- a CDS encoding SulP family inorganic anion transporter — MFKYIKNDLPASIVVFFVALPLCLGIALASGAPLFSGLIAGIIGGILVGSLSGSKIGVSGPAAGLAAIVLTAIGSLGGYENFLVAVVLGGIIQLIFGFLKAGIIGYYFPSSVIKGMLTGIGIIIILKQIPHFFGYNTNPEGDFAFFQMDGENTFSEIFKTINNISLGSTIVGFIGLGLLLLWSAVLSKKGKIFQLIQGPLVAVVAGIIYYFVTDQNSKYGISPSNLVSVPVPDNLDSFIGQFSFPNFSAITNPEIWVVAFTIALVASLETLLCTEATDKLDPHKNVTPTNRELLAQGTGNIISGLIGGLPITQVIVRSSANIQSGGRTKMSAIIHGFLLLISVILIPTLLNKIPLSVLAAILLIVGYNLAKPALFVQMYKVGWKQFLPFTVTVFGIVFTDLLIGIGMGLAVGIVVILIKSFQNSHFLHIEDKSNGKHKIKMTLAEEVTFFNKGAILKELDSLPRETYLELDVRKTRYLDNDIIEILEDFAFKAKERDIDIKLVSERGITENPSSYIEFFELRPKTA, encoded by the coding sequence ATGTTTAAATATATTAAAAACGATTTACCTGCAAGTATTGTAGTGTTTTTCGTCGCATTACCATTGTGCTTAGGTATTGCCTTAGCAAGTGGAGCTCCATTATTTTCAGGATTAATTGCAGGAATTATTGGAGGTATTTTAGTAGGTTCTTTAAGTGGGTCTAAAATAGGAGTAAGTGGACCTGCAGCAGGTTTAGCCGCAATTGTACTAACAGCAATTGGTTCTTTAGGAGGTTATGAGAACTTTCTAGTCGCAGTTGTATTAGGTGGTATTATTCAACTAATTTTTGGTTTCCTAAAAGCAGGAATTATTGGATATTATTTTCCTTCATCCGTCATAAAAGGAATGTTAACTGGAATTGGAATTATTATTATTTTAAAACAAATACCACACTTTTTTGGGTATAACACAAATCCTGAAGGAGATTTCGCCTTCTTTCAAATGGATGGTGAAAATACATTTTCAGAAATTTTTAAAACCATTAATAATATTAGTTTAGGTTCTACGATTGTTGGCTTTATTGGTTTAGGTTTATTATTACTATGGAGTGCTGTTTTATCAAAAAAAGGTAAAATATTTCAATTAATTCAAGGTCCTTTAGTTGCAGTTGTTGCAGGAATCATATATTATTTTGTTACAGATCAAAACTCTAAATATGGAATTAGTCCCTCTAATTTGGTTAGTGTTCCTGTCCCTGATAATTTAGATTCGTTTATAGGTCAATTTAGTTTCCCTAACTTCAGTGCAATTACAAATCCAGAAATTTGGGTTGTAGCTTTTACCATTGCTTTGGTCGCAAGTTTAGAAACATTGTTATGTACTGAGGCAACAGACAAATTAGACCCTCACAAAAATGTAACACCTACAAACAGAGAATTGCTTGCACAAGGGACAGGAAACATTATTTCTGGCCTTATCGGCGGATTGCCTATTACACAGGTAATCGTTAGAAGTTCAGCCAATATTCAATCGGGAGGAAGAACAAAAATGTCTGCAATTATACACGGATTTCTTCTGTTAATTTCTGTTATTTTAATTCCTACATTATTAAATAAGATTCCCCTTTCTGTACTAGCTGCTATTTTACTTATTGTGGGCTATAACTTGGCAAAACCTGCTTTATTTGTACAAATGTACAAAGTGGGATGGAAACAATTTCTTCCTTTTACGGTAACGGTTTTCGGTATTGTTTTTACAGATTTATTAATCGGTATAGGTATGGGGTTAGCAGTAGGAATTGTAGTAATTCTTATAAAAAGTTTTCAAAACTCTCATTTTTTACATATTGAGGATAAGAGCAATGGCAAACATAAAATAAAAATGACACTAGCAGAAGAAGTTACTTTCTTTAACAAAGGAGCTATTTTAAAAGAATTAGATAGCCTTCCGAGAGAAACCTATTTAGAATTAGATGTAAGAAAAACAAGGTATTTAGATAATGATATCATTGAAATTCTTGAAGACTTTGCTTTTAAAGCTAAAGAAAGAGACATCGATATTAAATTAGTTTCTGAAAGAGGTATTACAGAAAATCCATCAAGTTATATTGAGTTTTTCGAATTAAGACCTAAAACTGCCTAA